The following coding sequences lie in one Crassostrea angulata isolate pt1a10 chromosome 10, ASM2561291v2, whole genome shotgun sequence genomic window:
- the LOC128165621 gene encoding glutaredoxin-1-like, producing the protein MAGAKLFVDKKLAQGNIVVFSKSYSPDCKLIQRILAEYNLKNLLYVDIESRQDCTQLENYLQILCQTDARSVPQLFIGTKYIGGEKELIRMHESGQLKKVFEENK; encoded by the exons atGGCCGGTGCAAAGTTATTTGTGGATAAGAAACTTGCCCAAGGCAACATTGTTGTGTTTTCTAAGTCATACTCTCCTGATTGTAAACTGATACAAAGGATCCTCGCTGAATACAATCTGAAGAACCTGTTGTATGTTGACATCGAAAGTAGACAGGACTGTACGCAGTTAGAAAACTATTTACAGATTCTCTGTCAGACGGACGCAAGATCA GTTCCCCAACTGTTTATTGGTACAAAATACATCGGAGGGGAAAAAGAACTGATCAGAATGCACGAATCTGGACAACTAAAAAAAGTGTTCGAGGAAAACAAGTAG
- the LOC128165859 gene encoding uncharacterized protein LOC128165859 produces the protein MTSWNCDVIDMFRILAVGMLCLHVTFVTVVLIRHQTFEACISHYGTRGHMDSLLGTLAPGVRVCTLDRIRPLDIFNESVCLNLSGYNVHPTCHLNQAVEAPYRILLGGVIVLVLVSLTCYHLISHGLLINALANLGL, from the exons ATGACCTCATGGAATTGTGACGTCATTGATATGTTTCGGATCCTGGCAGTGGGGATGTTGTGTTTACATGTTACCTTCGTGACTGTGGTTCTAATACGACATCAGACTTTTGAAGCTTG CATTTCGCACTATGGTACCCGTGGACACATGGACTCGCTCCTGGGGACCCTGGCGCCGGGGGTCCGGGTGTGTACGCTCGATAGGATCCGCCCCCTGGACATCTTCAACGAGAGCGTGTGTCTCAACCTCAGTGGCTACAACGTACACCCCACCTGTCACCTGAACCAAGCCGTGGAGGCCCCCTACAGGATTCTActa GGAGGAGTGATCGTTTTGGTTTTAGTCTCTTTGACTTGTTACCATCTTATATCACACGGACTGCTAATCAACGCTCTAGCTAACCTAGGACTATAG